A single Thermoleophilia bacterium DNA region contains:
- the nadE gene encoding NAD(+) synthase has translation MSNRDLTAHLTSWIRAQVSQAGASGVVFGVSGGVDSAVTAALAARAFPEQALAVLMPCHSDPQDAIDGALVAERFALEYTTIDLGATYDTLLETIAEASPEAEASRLVLANLKPRLRMTTLYALANQRGFLVLGSSNRTELAIGYFTKHGDSGVDLLPLGNLVKHEVWELARALDVPARIIDKPPSAGLWAGQTDEADMGLTYDELDAFLNTGDANDDVRLKVEALHAASEHKRSLPPMAPHA, from the coding sequence ATGAGTAATCGCGATCTCACGGCTCATCTAACCTCATGGATCCGCGCACAAGTCTCCCAGGCGGGAGCGAGCGGTGTGGTCTTTGGCGTTTCGGGAGGAGTCGATTCGGCCGTCACGGCAGCGCTTGCAGCACGCGCCTTCCCGGAGCAAGCACTCGCGGTGCTCATGCCGTGCCACAGCGACCCCCAGGACGCGATCGACGGAGCTCTCGTCGCAGAGCGCTTCGCCCTCGAGTACACGACCATCGACCTCGGCGCGACCTACGACACCCTGCTGGAGACCATTGCCGAGGCCAGTCCGGAAGCCGAAGCTAGCCGACTGGTGTTAGCCAACCTCAAACCGCGACTGCGAATGACCACCCTATACGCGCTCGCCAACCAGCGCGGTTTCCTCGTGCTGGGCAGCAGCAACCGAACCGAGCTCGCAATAGGCTACTTCACGAAACACGGCGACAGCGGCGTCGACCTCCTCCCGCTCGGCAACCTCGTGAAGCACGAAGTCTGGGAGCTGGCGCGCGCCCTCGACGTCCCCGCGCGCATCATCGACAAGCCGCCGTCGGCAGGGCTGTGGGCAGGGCAGACCGACGAGGCCGACATGGGACTCACGTACGACGAGCTCGACGCCTTCCTGAACACCGGAGACGCCAACGACGACGTGCGCCTCAAGGTCGAAGCGCTGCACGCCGCAAGCGAGCACAAGCGTTCGCTGCCGCCGATGGCGCCACACGCCTGA
- a CDS encoding aspartate-semialdehyde dehydrogenase, with amino-acid sequence MAREYCVAIVGATGVVGGTVRAILEERGFPVGELRLLASARSAGRRLDFAGVKHEVQELGTGSFAGVDLAFFAAGGDISREYVHTAVAAGATVIDKSSVFRQHPLVPLVVPEVNADHLAAHRGVIATPNCSTIQMVVALRPLHDAARIQRIVVSTYQAVSGSGHRGVADLETQVREWAAGDEVHQSFYPHQIAFNVLPHIDSFLPSGATKEEQKMVDETVKIFADPEIRVTATCVRVPVYGAHSEAVNIQTERKLDAESARRLLAAAPGVEVIDDPSNLVYPMPLSAEGHDPVYVGRIREDATIANGLDLWIVADNLRKGAALNAVQIAEELDARDLIESGPGILERQ; translated from the coding sequence ATGGCCCGCGAGTACTGCGTCGCCATCGTCGGCGCAACCGGCGTCGTGGGCGGTACCGTGCGCGCGATTCTCGAGGAGCGCGGCTTTCCCGTTGGTGAGTTGCGGCTCCTCGCCAGCGCGCGCTCGGCAGGCCGACGACTAGACTTCGCCGGCGTGAAGCACGAAGTCCAAGAGCTCGGCACTGGCTCTTTTGCCGGTGTAGACCTGGCCTTCTTCGCGGCCGGCGGCGACATCAGTCGCGAGTACGTCCATACAGCGGTCGCCGCCGGCGCGACGGTAATCGATAAGTCCAGCGTATTTCGCCAGCATCCCCTGGTGCCGCTCGTCGTGCCGGAGGTGAATGCAGACCATCTCGCCGCTCACCGCGGCGTCATCGCCACTCCCAACTGCTCCACCATTCAAATGGTTGTAGCACTACGCCCGCTGCACGACGCGGCTCGAATTCAGCGCATCGTCGTCAGTACGTACCAAGCCGTGTCCGGAAGCGGACACCGGGGAGTCGCCGACCTCGAAACGCAGGTACGCGAATGGGCAGCAGGCGACGAAGTGCACCAGAGCTTCTATCCGCACCAAATCGCCTTCAACGTGCTACCCCACATCGATAGCTTCCTGCCCTCCGGCGCCACCAAAGAAGAGCAGAAGATGGTCGACGAGACCGTCAAGATCTTCGCGGACCCGGAGATCAGGGTGACAGCGACCTGCGTGCGCGTGCCCGTCTACGGCGCTCACAGCGAGGCGGTCAACATCCAAACGGAGCGTAAGCTCGACGCCGAAAGTGCACGTCGTCTCCTCGCCGCGGCTCCAGGCGTGGAAGTCATCGACGATCCGAGCAACCTCGTGTACCCCATGCCGCTCTCAGCCGAGGGTCACGACCCTGTGTACGTCGGTCGCATTCGCGAGGACGCGACGATCGCCAACGGTCTCGATCTCTGGATCGTCGCCGACAATCTCCGCAAGGGAGCCGCCCTCAACGCGGTGCAAATCGCCGAGGAACTCGACGCTCGCGATCTCATCGAGTCCGGCCCGGGTATACTGGAGCGGCAATGA
- the trxA gene encoding thioredoxin, whose amino-acid sequence MDAVSQDSFESEVISTPGKVLVDFWAEWCGPCRMISPVLEEMSGDYENVKFVKINVDEAPAVAQQFGVMNIPTILAFENGEVKQRVVGAMAKAKLIDELSSFLA is encoded by the coding sequence GTGGACGCTGTCTCGCAGGATAGTTTCGAATCCGAAGTCATCTCGACCCCAGGCAAGGTGCTCGTTGATTTCTGGGCCGAGTGGTGTGGACCGTGTCGCATGATCAGCCCCGTCCTCGAAGAGATGTCCGGCGACTACGAGAACGTCAAGTTCGTCAAGATCAACGTGGACGAAGCTCCAGCTGTAGCACAGCAGTTCGGCGTCATGAACATCCCCACCATCCTCGCCTTCGAGAACGGCGAGGTGAAACAACGCGTGGTGGGAGCCATGGCGAAAGCCAAACTGATCGACGAGCTCAGCTCTTTCTTGGCCTAG
- a CDS encoding DUF5679 domain-containing protein encodes MATEAYCVKCRAKKVMKDEQAVTMKNGKPATQGVCPDCGTKMFKIGKSK; translated from the coding sequence ATGGCGACTGAGGCCTATTGTGTCAAGTGTCGCGCAAAGAAAGTGATGAAGGATGAGCAGGCTGTGACCATGAAGAATGGTAAGCCTGCGACTCAGGGTGTTTGCCCTGACTGTGGTACGAAGATGTTCAAGATCGGCAAGAGCAAGTAA
- a CDS encoding aspartate kinase — MSIVVQKYGGTSVADAVRIGNVARRIVATYEQGHSVCAVVSARGDTTDELLALAHEITPSPPEREMDMLLSSGERISCALLAMAIDRLGREAVSFTGSQAGIVTDAVHTKARIVDINPSRLEEAMANGKIVLVAGFQGVSTERNVTTLGRGGSDTTAVALAHALHADVCEIYTDVEGVYTANPSLVAKARKIKRISYDEMLEMAAAGAQVLAVRAVEYARKYDIPIHVRSSFSDHEGTWVREEDPTMESPIIRSVTYTTDEARITVRRVPDQPGVAAEVFGALADAHVNVDMIIQNSSESGHTDISCTIPREDSGVADLALRAVVEKLGAKGYVTDNNIAKISVIGVGMRTNPGVAAMMFKTLANLGINLDMISTSPIKISAVISKDRVNEAIRVLHDVFDLDATCVEHVATDRGSF; from the coding sequence GTGTCTATCGTCGTCCAGAAGTACGGCGGCACCTCGGTGGCCGATGCTGTTCGCATCGGCAACGTCGCCCGTCGCATCGTCGCCACCTACGAGCAGGGCCACAGCGTGTGTGCGGTGGTGTCCGCGCGCGGCGACACTACCGATGAGCTGCTAGCTCTCGCCCACGAGATCACGCCGAGCCCGCCGGAGCGAGAGATGGACATGCTCCTCTCGTCGGGCGAGCGCATCAGCTGTGCGCTCCTGGCTATGGCCATCGATCGACTGGGACGGGAAGCCGTGAGCTTCACCGGCTCGCAGGCCGGCATCGTCACCGACGCTGTCCACACCAAGGCGCGCATCGTCGACATCAACCCGTCACGCCTGGAAGAGGCTATGGCCAACGGCAAGATCGTTCTCGTGGCTGGTTTCCAGGGCGTGAGCACCGAGCGCAACGTCACGACCCTCGGCCGCGGGGGATCTGACACCACGGCAGTGGCGCTGGCGCATGCGCTGCACGCCGATGTGTGCGAGATCTACACTGACGTCGAAGGCGTCTACACAGCCAACCCGAGCCTGGTCGCGAAGGCCCGCAAGATCAAGCGCATCTCATACGATGAGATGCTCGAGATGGCGGCCGCTGGGGCACAGGTCCTTGCCGTGCGCGCTGTGGAGTACGCCCGCAAGTACGACATTCCGATCCACGTGCGCTCAAGCTTCTCTGATCACGAAGGCACTTGGGTGAGAGAGGAAGACCCAACCATGGAGAGTCCCATCATCAGGTCCGTGACGTACACCACCGACGAAGCGCGCATCACCGTGCGCCGTGTGCCCGACCAGCCCGGCGTGGCCGCCGAGGTCTTCGGAGCGCTCGCCGATGCGCACGTCAACGTCGACATGATCATCCAGAACTCCAGCGAGAGCGGACACACCGATATCTCGTGCACCATCCCGCGCGAGGACAGCGGCGTCGCCGACTTGGCCCTCCGCGCAGTCGTAGAGAAGCTCGGCGCAAAAGGCTACGTCACCGACAACAACATCGCCAAGATCAGCGTTATCGGCGTGGGGATGCGCACCAACCCCGGCGTCGCTGCCATGATGTTCAAGACGCTGGCCAACCTCGGCATCAACCTGGACATGATCAGCACCTCTCCGATCAAGATCTCAGCAGTGATCTCCAAGGATCGCGTCAACGAGGCGATACGTGTTCTGCACGACGTCTTCGATCTCGACGCCACGTGCGTAGAGCACGTCGCCACCGATCGCGGGTCGTTCTAG
- the trxB gene encoding thioredoxin-disulfide reductase yields MSDSATKSPGPNDIREVVIVGSGPAGLAAGIYCARARLDTVMLDRAMAGGVIAVTELVENFPGFPGGVSGFELADRLKRQAVQFGVELREIDAVTGIQTEDDGTYTVISDEGRLRTRAVILAPGREARRSGIPGEEEFIGRGVSWCATCDGALYRGRTVAVVGGGDSAVEEGMFLTKFADRVYLVHRRDELRAAEVAQERAFCNPKFEFVWDSVPTAILGDSVVRSLEVENVKTGHPRSLPVDGVFFYIGNIPNTGFLGEFVQLDDNGYIVTNELLQTRLPGVYACGDARANALKQIATAVGEGALAAMQAERYLSDLACQLPTEDGAPAGE; encoded by the coding sequence ATGAGCGACAGCGCAACCAAGAGCCCCGGTCCAAACGACATCCGCGAGGTTGTCATCGTAGGTTCCGGACCCGCTGGGCTTGCCGCCGGTATCTACTGCGCGAGAGCCCGTCTCGACACCGTCATGCTCGATCGCGCCATGGCTGGAGGAGTCATCGCGGTCACCGAACTCGTCGAGAACTTCCCCGGCTTCCCCGGAGGAGTATCCGGCTTTGAGCTCGCAGATCGGCTGAAGCGTCAAGCTGTTCAATTCGGCGTTGAACTGCGCGAGATCGACGCGGTCACCGGCATCCAGACCGAAGACGACGGCACGTACACCGTCATCAGCGACGAAGGTCGCTTGCGTACGAGAGCGGTGATCCTCGCACCGGGACGCGAAGCACGGCGAAGCGGCATTCCAGGCGAAGAAGAGTTCATCGGCCGTGGAGTGAGCTGGTGTGCCACCTGCGACGGGGCGCTCTACCGCGGACGCACCGTCGCCGTTGTTGGCGGCGGCGACTCCGCTGTTGAAGAAGGCATGTTCCTCACCAAGTTTGCCGACCGGGTGTACCTTGTTCATCGCCGCGACGAACTTCGAGCCGCTGAAGTCGCGCAGGAGCGCGCCTTCTGCAATCCCAAGTTCGAGTTCGTCTGGGACTCCGTGCCCACTGCCATTCTCGGCGACAGTGTCGTACGCTCACTCGAAGTTGAGAACGTCAAGACAGGTCATCCGCGCAGCTTGCCGGTTGACGGCGTCTTCTTCTACATCGGCAACATCCCAAACACGGGCTTCCTCGGGGAGTTCGTCCAGCTCGACGACAACGGTTACATTGTGACGAACGAGCTGCTGCAGACACGCTTGCCGGGTGTCTATGCCTGTGGCGACGCACGGGCAAACGCCCTCAAGCAGATCGCCACAGCAGTAGGGGAGGGAGCCCTCGCCGCTATGCAGGCCGAGCGCTACCTCTCAGACCTGGCCTGTCAGCTGCCAACAGAAGACGGCGCCCCCGCGGGCGAGTAA
- a CDS encoding polysaccharide deacetylase family protein: MTVGILVVAISLCAVGAIVWALGWGSLWARTLHTEREITAGSLRIVGVDDDWHNRPVTLRFKDASGVSAVAEWRVDGGVWTRGKSARIAAPLDHSNDGVHTVEVRSSSDETSVSCEVRIDTAPPEVRDVAVSPARIEGAQVVTLSFAVPPEADAEVKWAVVDTLGTVVGEQGDTHAPDGDETVEWRAATDDGAALSPGTYRLDVVARDAAGNETTGTASLVCDAPVKAELINSVPEAGNLVALTFDGGSGYAWRHIMQALAKRGAKGTFFCTGVSVDRYPEVAQEAVALGMTLGNHSYDHPDFRTISYDEARRQLDKNTASWLEACGAVPQPFFRPPYGAYNETTMKAAGDAGYAFVVGWDVDTEDWTGISSEEVARAAVEHAGPGSIILMHTQWNTQKAIPAMVEGLRAKGLEPVGLDELLRAAGRL, encoded by the coding sequence GTGACCGTCGGGATCTTGGTCGTCGCAATCTCTCTATGCGCCGTGGGAGCCATTGTGTGGGCGCTCGGTTGGGGATCGCTGTGGGCGCGAACGCTGCACACGGAGCGCGAGATCACGGCCGGTAGTCTGCGCATCGTCGGTGTTGACGACGATTGGCACAACAGGCCGGTCACTCTCCGATTCAAAGATGCCTCGGGTGTCTCGGCAGTCGCCGAGTGGCGTGTTGATGGCGGTGTCTGGACTCGCGGCAAGTCGGCACGGATAGCCGCCCCCCTGGACCACAGTAACGATGGAGTGCACACGGTTGAGGTCAGGTCGAGTTCGGACGAGACGTCTGTTTCTTGTGAGGTGCGCATCGACACTGCGCCGCCGGAGGTGCGCGATGTTGCGGTTTCGCCAGCACGGATCGAAGGCGCCCAAGTAGTTACGTTGTCATTTGCGGTTCCCCCTGAGGCGGATGCAGAGGTGAAGTGGGCAGTTGTCGACACGCTTGGCACGGTTGTGGGCGAACAGGGTGACACACACGCACCTGATGGTGATGAGACAGTCGAGTGGCGTGCTGCAACCGATGACGGCGCGGCTCTGTCTCCGGGCACCTATCGCCTCGACGTTGTTGCTCGGGACGCCGCCGGAAACGAAACCACGGGCACGGCATCGTTGGTGTGTGACGCACCGGTCAAGGCCGAGCTCATCAATAGTGTGCCCGAAGCAGGCAATCTCGTGGCCCTGACGTTCGACGGGGGCTCCGGCTACGCGTGGCGACACATCATGCAAGCTCTGGCGAAGCGGGGAGCGAAGGGTACGTTCTTCTGCACGGGTGTGAGTGTCGACCGCTACCCGGAGGTTGCTCAAGAGGCGGTCGCGCTGGGCATGACGCTCGGGAACCACTCGTACGATCATCCAGACTTCCGAACCATCAGCTACGATGAAGCTCGTCGTCAGCTTGACAAGAACACGGCCTCCTGGCTCGAAGCGTGCGGCGCCGTACCTCAACCGTTCTTCCGACCGCCGTACGGCGCCTACAACGAGACGACAATGAAGGCGGCGGGCGACGCGGGATATGCATTCGTTGTGGGATGGGATGTCGATACTGAGGACTGGACCGGGATCTCCTCGGAGGAGGTGGCGCGGGCCGCGGTTGAACACGCCGGTCCGGGCAGCATCATACTGATGCATACTCAATGGAACACGCAGAAGGCAATACCCGCGATGGTAGAAGGACTCCGCGCCAAGGGCCTCGAACCCGTAGGTCTAGATGAACTGCTGCGCGCCGCCGGTCGACTCTGA
- a CDS encoding glutamine synthetase family protein, which produces MHSERQARIAQLVKDERVKHIQLWFTDILGNLKMVEIPERQLASVLQSGAPFDGSSITGYAEIEESDIVAMPDWDTFKLLPWSSGNEKTAFVFCDILGRDFAPFEGDPRWVLRRQLDRAAAMGLDFYVGPELEYFYFKSPDKPEAIDEGGYFDVLPDDLGNDLRKQTMRALDKLGIPMEASHHEVAPSQHEIDPHYDKALVMADRVMVTRLIVKEVAAHNGVHATFMPKPVYGHAGSGMHVHQSLFRGSDNAFFSNDDPNHLSEIAQGFIAGQLRHMREITSVLNQYVNSFKRLVPGYEAPVYISWAHRNRTALIRVPLYIQGKESTVRAEVRNPDPAANPYLAFAVLLAAGLEGIEKGYELPPSVEPNIYKMKAEERDAMGLEALPNNLYEAITATKNSDLVRRALGDHCFERFVTNKLNEWYEYREYVTDYEIKRYLRQL; this is translated from the coding sequence ATGCACAGCGAGCGCCAGGCCAGGATCGCCCAGCTCGTCAAGGACGAGCGAGTGAAGCACATTCAATTGTGGTTCACGGACATCCTCGGCAACCTCAAGATGGTCGAGATCCCCGAGCGCCAGCTCGCGAGCGTGCTCCAGAGCGGGGCTCCGTTCGACGGTTCCTCAATCACCGGATACGCCGAGATCGAGGAATCCGACATCGTGGCGATGCCGGATTGGGACACGTTCAAGCTCCTCCCCTGGTCGTCAGGCAACGAGAAGACCGCCTTCGTCTTCTGCGACATCCTCGGCCGAGATTTCGCGCCCTTCGAAGGAGATCCCCGCTGGGTGCTGCGGCGTCAGCTCGACCGAGCCGCGGCAATGGGGCTCGACTTCTACGTAGGACCGGAGCTGGAGTACTTCTACTTCAAGAGCCCGGACAAGCCCGAGGCCATCGACGAAGGTGGCTACTTCGACGTCCTCCCAGACGATCTCGGCAACGACTTGCGCAAGCAGACCATGCGCGCCCTGGACAAGCTGGGCATCCCCATGGAGGCGTCACATCACGAGGTGGCTCCCTCGCAGCACGAAATCGATCCGCACTACGACAAGGCGCTGGTCATGGCCGACCGCGTCATGGTCACCAGGCTGATCGTGAAGGAGGTCGCTGCCCACAACGGCGTGCACGCGACTTTCATGCCCAAGCCCGTCTACGGGCACGCCGGAAGCGGCATGCACGTTCATCAATCCCTTTTCAGGGGCAGCGACAACGCCTTCTTCAGCAACGACGACCCCAACCATCTCTCCGAGATCGCCCAGGGATTCATCGCGGGCCAGCTGCGTCACATGCGCGAGATCACCTCGGTCCTCAACCAGTACGTGAACAGCTTCAAGCGCCTGGTGCCTGGCTACGAGGCGCCCGTGTACATCAGCTGGGCGCACCGCAATCGCACGGCGCTCATCCGCGTGCCGCTCTACATCCAGGGCAAGGAGAGCACCGTGCGTGCTGAGGTTCGCAACCCCGACCCTGCGGCAAACCCATACCTTGCCTTTGCGGTTCTCCTCGCTGCCGGCCTCGAAGGCATCGAGAAGGGCTATGAGCTCCCGCCGTCGGTGGAACCGAACATCTACAAGATGAAGGCCGAGGAGCGCGACGCAATGGGGCTGGAGGCCTTGCCGAACAACCTCTACGAAGCGATTACCGCGACGAAGAACAGCGACCTGGTTCGGCGCGCACTCGGCGATCACTGCTTCGAGCGTTTCGTCACGAACAAGCTCAATGAGTGGTATGAGTACCGCGAATACGTCACCGACTACGAGATCAAGCGCTACCTGCGCCAGCTCTAG
- a CDS encoding methyltransferase domain-containing protein, whose protein sequence is MRRSRAATSGGFLAREFTSEVENARDETVELLISLAEPTAADVVMDYSVAPSVAALTVAPMVKALDAVADMADILEEGRRLAKALGVETISFRQVDLFALPYEAKAFTLAIACESLSQSHDPVAALKELRRVVAAGGRLVIVEPVVDESLDAVFNDIARLRQPAHRRYFRQAELESLAADAGLHASRSMVARSTVDLSFWLQTAGATSERAASVNKRFRALPVAAQIAMDVAFTDDAISFSYDILGLRFECA, encoded by the coding sequence GTGCGACGCAGCAGAGCGGCAACCAGTGGCGGATTTCTCGCTCGTGAGTTCACGAGCGAAGTTGAGAACGCACGCGACGAAACGGTTGAACTGCTGATCTCGCTGGCGGAACCGACGGCCGCCGACGTCGTCATGGACTACTCTGTTGCGCCGAGCGTTGCTGCGCTCACGGTGGCGCCGATGGTCAAGGCGCTTGACGCTGTTGCCGACATGGCAGACATACTGGAAGAAGGGCGTCGTCTTGCCAAAGCGCTTGGTGTGGAGACGATCTCCTTCCGGCAGGTTGACCTGTTTGCGCTGCCGTATGAAGCGAAAGCGTTCACCTTGGCGATCGCATGCGAATCGCTCAGCCAGTCCCACGATCCGGTCGCGGCCCTGAAGGAGTTACGCCGTGTCGTCGCCGCGGGCGGCCGCCTCGTGATTGTGGAACCAGTTGTCGACGAGAGTCTGGACGCGGTCTTCAACGACATCGCTCGGCTTCGTCAGCCGGCCCATCGCCGTTACTTCAGACAGGCAGAACTGGAGAGCCTGGCTGCTGATGCCGGCCTGCATGCGTCGCGTTCGATGGTCGCTCGCAGCACCGTGGACCTTTCCTTCTGGCTGCAGACCGCCGGAGCAACTAGTGAGCGTGCGGCATCCGTGAACAAGCGGTTTCGCGCGCTGCCGGTTGCGGCTCAGATCGCAATGGACGTCGCCTTCACCGACGACGCGATCTCATTCAGCTACGATATTCTCGGTCTACGCTTCGAATGCGCGTAG